TATTTCCATCAACTTTACGCCGGACACACCAAAAATCTCTGCCTCTATTGAATGAAAACGTTCTGTTCATCACCAAGAAGTTCTCATTCTGTGTGTGCTGAATTTGTATTTGCTTCTCCCTTCCCTTCCCTTTATGTTCAATGTTCATTGCAGCTCAATAGATAATCATTACATACATAATTAGGAAGAAAACAAAAGGGGGTGTGGAATGATAGAATATTACAACAAAATCAGGAGCAGGAATAAAATATTAAGCATTGGACTTAAACCAGACAACGAAATAACCAGCCCCAATCATTGCTTGaaagtttgtatttatttgaCTCCTTTAGGCAACTTACCATTGTTAGGTGATTGAGGCCAATTCCTTGATGACTGAGATGAACTTCTACCTTCTTCTGTTTGGTGTAAGCTTGAAGCTGATGGAGACAGATCTAAAGGCGAGAGCTGAGCGGCGTAAGAAAAATGTGGGAATAGAGGACTTGGGGTGCGGACTGATTCATACAGAGCCTGGGGAACTTGAGACAGGTACGCCCCTGCTTCTAAACGAGGCATTCCCCAATGTACTGAAGTCCGAACTAGAGATAAAGATGCCGGTGGTAGACGCCAAATCGATTGAGGTATAACCTGTCGTGCTTGAGACTCGTTCAATGCTAACTGCATAGCAGATAAATGAGAAACAAATGCATGATGCGCACTCAGGGGTGCTGATGGCGGCATCTGGGGCACTCCACATGTGCATGTGCACAAACATGCAACTTTGTCAGGGTCGTTGCGATTAGCAGGATGCGTGGTCAGCGGCTCAGGTTGAGAGGCAGACGTCTGTGGTAGATAACCGTTTCCACCCAACGTGTAAGACGGAGAAGATGTTTGAAAACAAAGTTCGTAGGGATTTGATGCTGAAGTCTTGGGACATGTTTGAACGTTTGAATATAGGCCTGCTGCATGATGACCTGTAAATGACAGAGCGTTGGATTGCTCTGACTTACGCACGATCCTCGGACTTGAAAGGTCACCTTGACTTATTGGATGAGTGACCTTGGGCCTAGCCCCACTCAGGTAAGGATGCCCTTGAGCTCGAGCTCTGGCTCTGTTTGAATATTGGCCTACTGCATAATGACCTGTAAATGACAGAGCGTTGGATTGCTCTGACTTACGCACGATCCTCGGGCTTGAAAGGTCACCTTGACTTATTGGATGAACGACCTTGGGCCTTGCTTGAAGTAGATAAGGATGCCCATGATCTCGAGCTCTGTGAATAAAACAGAATGTCTTCATTAAGCATTTCCAATCATATCAAACCAGAGCAGCAACAGTTGTTACAGGGAATATCAGTGGCTTGTGTGACGAGACTGAATGCATAGTAGCTATTATAGTGTTATTTCATTTATGaataaaattacattattttgtttctatatgAACAGGATATGAATGTGAACAGATTGGAATATTTTACTAGATGATATGTTGCATGACAAGGGAGGGTCTTGTGAGTGGTTGGGGGTTAGTGGATTTTTGGAACAAGAAGAGGACAAGTATTAGTGATTTATATTCAATGTATTTTTTCCTTGGATagccggattttttttttgtgtggggtCATTTACTAGTATCGTTGTATGTTACTAATTGTTTATAATCGATCTGCAGTGGTTGAAGTTTCAGTGTTTCCAAACTTCCCTATTGAAGTCGTAAAGAGAAAGGACAACATCGAACATCATTGTCAGAAACAAATTTGGTCATTGTTCCATTAGAATATATAGGTATGTGAGggaaatatatacatagcaaCTACCTCCCCTCCCTTTCCAACGACTCATTGTCATTATTAATagaagaaatacataaaaaggTTGCGCTCGATAATTTGCATAGGAACAATCTAGGATGGACACTTTGCTCAAACATAAAAGAAATAGTTCTCTATTAATGTATTCTTAACATCATCACGATGTCTTTTCTGTACAGATGTGAAGAATGTGTATGTGCATTACATTCAGATATTTAGTCGCTCACATTTCATCCAGGATGTGCAgctgtatatataatatatgtgtgTAGAAGGTACCTAATCTGGGTCTGTAGAATTTATACTGATAAGAAGATAGGTTGCATGTTTATGTACGTGTAGTATTGTTATTGAGTGCCTGGCCGCAGACGTCCAGTTCAAGCCACAATAAAGTAAAGCAACAGGTGTATGTAGCAATATAACCGTTTAACCCAGAACAGTCactataataaacgatgttaaTCCTATGAAAGCCAAGCCTCAACTGTCCATTTATCTctatctaatgtatagtctCTTTTTGAATTTATGTCATTAAAATTGTGCGTTCACTAGCAGTGCGTCTCTACACTGTTTGTATTAAAGTATAAGTAGTGTGGGCTGTTGTTGTTAGAAGTCTATAGCTATATTCAACAAAATTATACTACAAATAAGAAATTTAGGAGTACTCAGAGAAACTGTTCACATCTTTGTAATAAACTTACGGTCATGATTGCAATCATCTACATACTTTTGAAATGTTTCACAGTTACTAAAGGAAGTCGACTTGTAAAAGACTTACTTTACTAAACTATAAAGTACATTTCTTTGACCAAGATTTAAAATTTCAGTAAAACGTCATAATGTAAGTTCATTACTAATAACAATGTACACTCTAGAGTTACCTAAGTCATTCTTTATAGCGGTAAAAGAGAATTAATTCCCTTTAGTTTGTGGAATCaggttacaaaaaaaatggaaatatagAAGATCTAATAGTGAAACCAGCgttaaaacaaattatagtGGCTTATAGATCTGAAAATTTAAGTGTCGACATGggatgtaatatttaataattctcTAACTAATTTCGATAAAGGGGAGTCAGAAAAGAATGTTTTATTGGTTGTCTAAGCCTATGCTTGGTTGTATGTTATAGGGTCTGTATATTAGGCTACAATACAATGATGAATACACATTTATatgattgtttttcttttcgtctGATATTATCACTTCAGCATTTGATAACTAAACAAGATAGAGgctatagatatttaaataaatcattAGGTGAGAGGGTGAGGTGAAAAGAAATATAGTGATGAATAAAATGAACACGATTGTAATCTTATATGAATTCAATGAACACCATTATATTCTTCCAAGGCAATGCAAGCTCTACATTTCATCAAGAGATACTTTAAAGCCATGCTCACTTTTTAAGAGTCAACgataaaacacaaaatataaagcagatctagttaaatctagtagtcCTATAGTCAACAGATCTAGTTAAATTTAGTAGTCCTATAGTCAAcaaatctagttaaatctagtagcCCTATAGTCAACAGATCTAGTTAAATTTAGTAGTCCTATAGTCAAcaaatctagttaaatctagtagtcCTATAGTCAacagatctagttaaatctagtagtcCTATAGTCAACAGATCTAGTTAAATTTAGTAGTCCTATAGTCAacagatctagttaaatctagtagtcCTATAGTCAACAGATCTAGTTAAATTTAGTAGTCCTATAGTCAACAGATCTAGTTAAATTTAGTAGCCCTATAGTCAACAGATCTAGTTAAATTTAGTAGTCCTATAGTCAACAGATCTAGTTAAATTTAGTAGCCCTATAGTCAACAGATCTAGTTAAATTTAGTAGTCCTATAGTCAACAGATCTAGTTAAATTTAGTAGCCCTATAGTCAacagatctagttaaatctagtagtcCTATAGTCAACAGATCTAGTTAAATTTAGTAGTCCTATAGTCAACAGATCTAGTTAAATTTAGTAGCCCTATAGTCAACAGATCTAGTTAAATTTAGTAGCCCTATAGTCAACAGATCTAGTTAAATTTAGTAGTCCTATAGTCAacagatctagttaaatctagtagtcCTATAGTCAacagatctagttaaatctagtagtcCTATAGTCAACAGATCTAGTTAAATTTAGTAGCCCTATAGTCAacagatctagttaaatctagtagtcCTATAGTCAacagatctagttaaatctagtagtcCTATAGTCAacagatctagttaaatctagtagtcCTATAGTCAacagatctagttaaatctagtagtcCTATAGTCAACAGATCTAGTTAAATTTAGTAGTCCTATAGTCAACAGATCTAGTTAAATTTAGTAGCCCTATAGTCAACAGATCTAGTTAAATTTAGTAGTCCTATAGTCAACAGATCTAGTTAAATTTAGTAGCCCTATAGTCAacagatctagttaaatctagtagtcCTATAGTCAACAGATCTAGTTAAATTTAGTAGTCCTATAGTCAACAGATCTAGTTAAATTTAGTAGCCCTATAGTCAACAGATCTAGTTAAATTTAGTAGCCCTATAGTCAACAGATCTAGTTAAATTTAGTAGTCCTATAGTCAacagatctagttaaatctagtagtcCTATAGTCAacagatctagttaaatctagtagtcCTATAGTCAACAGATCTAGTTAAATTTAGTAGCCCTATAGTCAacagatctagttaaatctagtagtcCTATAGTCAacagatctagttaaatctagtagtcCTATAGTCAacagatctagttaaatctagtagtcCTATAGTCAACAGATCTAGTTAAATTTAGTAGTCTTATAATAGTCCGAAGATCAAGCTATTTTCAAAATATGTTCACTTCTAAAGaacaacacacacaaatactAATATATGATATATGTTAAAATTTTGTTACGAAATGAACACCTCATTTTCAATTGTAGTTCCACAAACTGTGTCACACATGCATCATGCTAAAGTAGTAAGTATTAACAtgaaatatgttttgaaaaaaaaaatcaaaagtaacGCATTGAGAGGAACTTACCGTTCAGTCAGGTCCATGAGATTACGCCGTTGGTGTCCATGTGCGGCATGGGTTTCAGAATTTTGTTCagacattattttgtttcaaataacttTCTGTAACTGGTGTGCGCAAAAATCCAAAGAATtagaagcagacagagaacAAGTATCTGACCAACTTTTTAACACTAGAAAATAATCCGCGGTTAGAAAAAAGCAGTCCAATGCTAGGTAAACACGAGACAACTGGACGTTACAGTTCTCGTGGTGGGTCATAAAGGCTCGCTCGGAAATGAATGACCTATCCAGAGTAGGCCCTATAGGGGGCGTGGCTTTGACTTTGAAAGCAAAAACTGGATGTGGCTTTCCTAACACAGGTAGGCGGGAGAGAGGGCGTAGCTAGCAGTCTAGGCTCATCAGAACCtagttttaaaatggttttaaattggcttctaaaaaaaaaaagaaaacaggcgtagcagaaaaaaaaaagcgaaaaagaaaccaaaaaatgaaaatgtttacattttttattttgaatgcaTAAATTAAACTACATCCCATGATCCGATGTAGCCGCAATTATTATAGATTTGTCTGTTCAGAAATGTACGTTATAACAGCTTCCTACTCATGTAACGTAGGCCTGTAACGTAGGCCCTAATGTTATGCCTAATGTTGCCATAGTGTAACAGACGTCGTCATCTTTTCAGTCATTCAGATCCACCATCTTCCTAGATTTATATATTGAGATTATACTTCATATTGTTATACTTTGGTCAACAATTTTATTGCCAAAGGAACAAAAGAATTCATCACAAAGATTTAAGACACcgatcacaaaaacaaatagacacaCAAACTCTTTTTGGTTCCTTTGGCAATTCAATCGTTGAACAATAACTTAGGCCTACTGTTGTGAATTTCACATGTAATGTCAACTGAAATTGGGGCATGAACATATATTTTCTGTACTATCAAACACATTGTGTGCACTAATTATGTATTGATTTCTTAAGGCacaattgaaaaacaaagttCCTCACGgacaataataatactaaagcttgtcttcgagttcgaagactaataaggaatgcagtatttcccgttcTGTGCTACTGAGGACTgcacggataataaagatgttTTATTATTGAATATTGTTTGGTCTTATTTTCTTTTAGCTGGAATGATGATGAAAAGAGAAGTGACGAGAACAGAAGATGAAGACAAGGAAGTTAGGGAGAAGTTTAAGTGGAAAGGGAATAGAGGATTAGTCATGGAAAATTGAATGTAGAGAGAAGTGAAGTGTTGAATGTAGAGAGAAGTTATGAAGAATTGaatatagaaagagagaagtgATGAAGACTtgaaaatagaaagagagaatcGACAAGATTAGAAAGAAATTACAATCTTCTATTTGTGGtccaattaaaattaaaattaaagtgaATGCACAACTCAACAAAGAcaaaaactttctatttttaagcaTGATCGAGATATCTTACTGGACACAAATATCTTTATTTGTATGTAAATCTGGCCATTttaaaactgcatttttttttgttgtattctaTTTTATACATTTGGATTTGGTGACATTGCCTTGTCTCACTCACTACAGGTCTGATTCTCATTATCTTCAAATTAAGGAATAGATTCAGATATATCACAGAGTTCAGCTAAccctaatgagtacctgaccattagttagggaaaaataaaggcggtaggtcgttgtgctggccacatgacaccctcgatatcTGTGAACcacagaaacatcatctgcctcatagatcgcaaggtctgagaggagaactttacttttttaatattaaaaatactgattatcgtatattataatattttaattagttgtaaagattaattaaaaatgttaattttcatCTCCCTCTCAGAGAAATCAATGTAAGTGGCATTAAATTAAGAACGTTAGATATATATTATGGTAGGGGACAGTTGGGGTACAAATTGGAAAATCCCAcctggcccccacttgagggggtccCCACACAAAAGTGTCCcagatttgtttacattaaatactaagctaatgttatcttgctattcgtggtgttatatataaattagtgaccatgttgcatgtattccactTATTAgacttatctctttctcttcttaattattttcctcgttccgatggagttattcattttgctcattactattttacttttcctattatgattaaacttcaataacttttttgtttgtttgatatcagaaaatgttatatttcgTATCGAATTATAGGGAAATGGGTGCCCTTTTTTAcgcaacacaaattaaagtttataaatccaaaaatcaatttagtttaatggggtcaaataaGCGTTggcatcgtcgattaggagagaaagagttatatatttatttagtacattatctcatgtcatgacgTCGAATTTCAAAAATCAGGGGCCACTACAGAGCCCCAAATCCCTTGCTGCGCCACTGACTTGAATACTAATTTGCCCGTTTATAACTCTTATATCTGTGAAGAATAGGCTTAATACTTCCAATTTAACTatcaaaacaaaagtaatacCTAGAAGTTCATAGAGATTATTGTTCATCCCAGATTTCCTTCAGCTTTAATAGGTACGATAGaaagttaaatttattttcttttgttttaatttatgggGCAATCCAACTGAGGGCTAGTATCTTGTCTTTTTAATCAATGCTCTAGGCCCTCtagggccagtgtcttgttcctTGATGAAAAATCATAGAGGcctatatcctaattctaataCATTTACACGCACATTCAAATAATAAAAGAAGACATACTTATATATACAAAAGCGACACTTATAACCTACTCACACGCAATAAATTTCTGAATCGACTATGAAGTTTGTCTTTCAATTTAATATTGAATTTCCTCCGTGTGGAACTTTCTTTGTATATTTACATGCCAATACtatttgtatcaattgtttttgcttagcgctatttcatgcttttagctttctcaatacgctatgggTGACCGATCATttcattcccggtcacttcatccccccgGTCATTTGTAAAAAAGCTTTTAGGtaagaattaattaaatttaaactaatttaGCTTGTAGTTGCTGAGAAATGACATCTCACATAAATCATTTGCAGCACATACTTTTGTACAAATATCtagccaagggaaatactgcattcctcattagtcttcggactcgaatttattattattatttattattattactattatctaATCTACCCACCAAAATTATGAAATAATGCAAAGCTTCttatttcacacaaaaaaatcatgACATTCCCTACTATCGGCGTCCCTATCTTTTTTACTtgattttcatttgtaaaaACATCAATGGCACAGCCCTTTTACGCCCGTAGCAATTTGTCCAAACCTTGTGACACCTGGGTGAACAAATCATTGACTCGACGTCAGACTAAATCGTCCTAACTTCATCACGCTTGACCACACACCTGGACTATTGTTTCATCGGAATTCTAAAATTGTTGATTTCGTTTTCCACCCCAACGATCGCCTACCATATTTGTTAAACAATTGGATAGTCAAGATAAGGTATGTCGGCCTGCATTGTTGACCTTGATTGCGTGTCACTGGCCATCTTGTCTAAACAACGACGCCGGCCACTGGTCACTCCCACTCCGCCCCTATTAATATTAGTACGCGCGagttaggttgtttttttttcttttatatattcaAAGATTTTTGTTCAAATCTGATGATCCAATGTCATGCTGGTTGTTAGCCTCCCACGTGAGGGCTCCCTAATCAATGCCATTGAACATTTTTTCGCAGCAGGCTAACAAAGGCTAGTGTCAGTTGGTGGGGTTAGCTAATGATGTCAAGTACCAAAATCAtcgtcaacccccccccccgggtccaCCCTCCACAAGGAAAAATTACCTATCAAATCTGGTGacaggtcatttcatccccggccATTTCATCcgcaattaaatatttttgtcttaTACTTGTTGAGAAATGAACGAATAGATTTCAATAAGTAGATATATTGTAATGCGGagtttgtatttagttatatTGTTTCTGTTTTGTTGTAGGGATGTCAATATTACAGTGAGCATATTGCGtgatgtaatgatcaaaggccaaggtgtggtggaaggaGGGAAAATCTTTTGTTAGATAGAAGTACGATTTGAATAATTATGTTCATGCCGCTCTACGCTCATAAtgtatcatcaaaggccaaggtgtggtggaagtaagGGAAATCTTTTGAGATGAGAATGATTAGAATACCTTTTAtcttgccgctgataacttatctccTGAAGGCCAtctctttcactttatttgtcAATAGTCCTTTCTTAAATCTGAGCGTGTCATTTCAAACCCTGGTATAACGTTTGCTTTATTCTAATCAACTCTGACTTCAAGAAATACGCCACACTGGCCAAGAAATTACAAATGATGTAGAGCAATACGAATCAAAGAATCGTGATCTGTACCTACTAGCAATAGCctatcttaattattttaattaacacacaaaaaataatttttacataacTCTATATCTATAGTAGTAAAGTAAttgcggttggtcattgtgctggccacatgacaccctgctcgttaaccgtgggccacagaaacagatgaccttaacaacatctgccctatagatcgcaaggtctgaaagggaaagttttatttttatacatgttcatttttatatttttaatgacattctattctattcttatGCATTAATGTAAATTCTTTTTGTC
This genomic stretch from Biomphalaria glabrata chromosome 4, xgBioGlab47.1, whole genome shotgun sequence harbors:
- the LOC129925913 gene encoding uncharacterized protein LOC129925913; this translates as MSEQNSETHAAHGHQRRNLMDLTERARDHGHPYLLQARPKVVHPISQGDLSSPRIVRKSEQSNALSFTGHYAVGQYSNRARARAQGHPYLSGARPKVTHPISQGDLSSPRIVRKSEQSNALSFTGHHAAGLYSNVQTCPKTSASNPYELCFQTSSPSYTLGGNGYLPQTSASQPEPLTTHPANRNDPDKVACLCTCTCGVPQMPPSAPLSAHHAFVSHLSAMQLALNESQARQVIPQSIWRLPPASLSLVRTSVHWGMPRLEAGAYLSQVPQALYESVRTPSPLFPHFSYAAQLSPLDLSPSASSLHQTEEGRSSSQSSRNWPQSPNNDGDDEWTLSDINEDDSSEKNLIIDTSYEEPSEQESRQSDIAEEDEEPSEQESRLSDIAEEDEEPSEQDSRLSDIAEEDEEPSEQESRLSDIAEEDEEPSEQESRLSDIAEEDEEPSEQDSRLSDIAEEDEEPSEQDSRLSDIAEEDEEPSEQDSRLSDIAEEDVN